In Paludibaculum fermentans, the genomic stretch CGTTGTAGATGATGCCATCGTGATGCTGGAGAACATCGTCCGCCACATGGAGAAGGGCGAGACCGCCATGCAGGCCAGCCTGCGCGGCTCGCGGGAGATCGGCTTCACCATCGTTTCGATGACCATCTCGCTGGCCGCCGTTTTCATCCCGCTGCTCTTCATGGGCGGCATCCTGGGCCGGCTCTTCCGCGAATTCGCCGTCTCCATCTGCGTGGCCATCCTCATCTCGGGGATGGTCTCGGTCTCGCTGACCCCGATGCTGTGCAGCCGCTTTCTACGGCCTGTGAACCCGCTCAACCACGGCTGGTTCTACAACATCATCGAGCGCGGCTTTATGGCCATCCACCGGGTCTATGAGCGCAGCCTGGGCTGGGTGCTGCACCACCGGCCTGTGATGCTCGCCATCTTCGTGATTATTCTCGGAGTCACCGGCTGGCTCTTCACCGTCGTGCAGAAAGGCTTCATCCCGGAGGTCGACAGCGACCAGATGGTCGTCACCGTCGAGGCCGCGCAAGGCACGTCGTTCTTCCAAATGGCGAAGTACCAGCAGCGCGTCGGCGAGATCCTGCGCAAGGATCCCAATGTCGACACCATCATGTTGAGCGCCGGCGGTTCGTTCAACTCCAGCGCCAGCTCCGGCCGCCTGATGATCCAGTTGAAGCCGCGCCGCGAACGCGAGCTCAACGTCTTCGAGGTCGTCAACGAACTGCGCCCCAAACTGGCCGCCGTCTCCGGCATTCGCGCCTTCCCCTCCGTGCCCGCCGCCATCCGCATCGGCGGCCGCCGCTCGAAAGCTCAGTACGATTTCACCCTGCAATCGCCCGATACCGCGGAACTCTACGCCGAGGCGACCAAGTTCGAAGCGGTGGTCGCCAAACTGCCCGGCCTGCTCGACGTCTCCTCCGACCTCGAAGTCAAGAACCCGCGCGTCAACGTCACCATCGATCGGGACAAAGCGGCCGCCCTACAGCTGAACCTCCTGCAGGTCCAGAATTCGCTCTACAGCGCCTTCGGTCCGCGCTGGGCCACCACCATCTACTCCTCCATGAGCCAGAACCGCGTGCTCATGGAGCTCCAGCCTAAGTTCCAGGCCCATCCCGACACCATCCCGACTCTGTTCTTCAAATCAGACAACGGAAACGTCGTGCCTTTCCAGTCCTTCGGCAAGATGTACATCGATGCCGGTCCGCTCACCGTCAACCACTCCGGCCAGCTCCCGTCCGTCACCATTTCGTTCAACCTGCGGCCCGGCATGGCTCTCGGCGATGCGGTCGACCTCATTCAGGACGCCGCCATCAGAAACCTGCCGGCGACCATTACCCCCAGCTTCCAGGGCACCGCCAAGGCCTTCCAGGACTCTTTGAAGAACCTGGGCCTGCTGTTGCTGGTTGCCATCCTGGTCGTCTACATCGTGCTGGGTGTCCTCTATGAGAGCTACATCCACCCGCTGACCATCCTCTCCGGCCTGCCCTCGGCCGGCTTCGGGGCGCTGCTCACCCTGCTCATCTTCAACGTCGAATTGAACATCTATGGTTTCGTCGGCATGATCCTGCTCATCGGACTCGTGAAGAAGAACGCGATCATGCAGATCGACTTCGCGCTCGAGGCCGAACGCAAGGAAGGGAAGTCGCCGGCCGAGGCAATCTACGAAGGCTGCCTCACCCGTTTCCGTCCCATCATGATGACCACCATGTCCGCCCTGCTCGGCGCCCTGCCCATCTCGCTGGGTTACGGCGCCGGTGGCGAAGCCCGCCGCCCGCTCGGTCTCACGGTCATGGGTGGCCTCGTCTGCTCCCAATTGCTCACGCTCTATTTGACCCCAGTGGTCTACACCTATATGGCTTCTATCGTGGATCGCTGGCCGTCCCGGCATAAGAAGGCCCCCCTCGACGCGCTCCCGGCCGGAATCACCCCCAGCGGAACTGCCAAATGAACATTTCCGAACTCTTTATCAAACGGCCCATCGCCACCAGCCTTTTCATGTGCGCCATCATTCTGTTCGGAATGGTGGCCTACCGCTCCCTCGCGGTCAGCGATTTGCCCAACGTGGATTTCCCCACGTTGCTGGTCACGGCCAGCCTGCCCGGCGCTAATCCGGAAACCATGGCTTCCGCCGTCGCCACCCCGATGGAGAACCAGTTCTCGACCATCGCCGGCCTGAACTCGATGACCTCGGTGAACTCGCAGGGCGCCACCCAGATCACGCTGGAATTCGACCTCAGCCGCAGCCTCGATGGAGCCGCCGTCGACGTCCAGGCGGCCATTACCCAGGCTTCGCGCCTGCTGCCGCCCGGCATGCCCACGCCGCCGACGTTCACCAAGGTGAACCCGGCCGACCAGCCCATCCTCTATCTGGCGCTTACCTCCACCACGCTGCCGCTGTATACCCTCGACGAATACGCCGAAACCCGCATCGCCCAGCGCATCTCCATGGTCAGCGGAGTCGCGCAGGTGCAGGTGCTGGGCGCGCAGAAGTACGCCGTCCACGTGCAGATGGATCCCCAGAAACTGGCCGCGCACCAGGTGGGCATCAACGAGATCGAAACCGCGCTCAAGAACTGGAACGTCAACCTGCCGGCCGGCTCCATCATCGGACCCCAGCGCGCATTCACCCTGCAGGCCTCCGGCCAGTTGACGAACGCGCCCGCCTACCGGCCCCTCGTCGTCTCCTATCGCAAGGGCACGCCGGTGCGGCTGGAGGAACTCGGCCAGGTCATCGACGGTGTCGAAGACGACAAGACGGCCTCCTGGTTCTACCGCCACGGCCCCGGTCATCGCGCCGTCGTCCTCGCCATCCAGCGCCAGCCCGGCACCAATACCATCGCCGTCACCGATGCGATCAAGCATCTCATCCCCCTGTTCCAGTCCGAGCTGCCGCCCTCGGTGAAGATGGAGATCTTCTACGACCGCTCCGACACGATTCGCGAGTCCTATGACGACGTCCAGTTCACGATGATCCTCACTCTCGGCCTGGTCGTCATGGTTATCTTCCTCTTCCTGAGGAACTTCTCCGCCACTGTGATTCCCAGCCTGGCGCTGCCGTTCTCGGTCATCGGCACCTTCGCCGTCATGTACCTGCTGGACTACAGCCTCGACAACCTGTCGATGATGGCGCTCATCCTCTCCATCGGTTTCGTCGTCGACGACGCCATCGTGATGCTCGAGAACATCGTGCGCCACATCGAGATGGGTGAGGAACCCATGGCCGCTGCCCTCAAGGGCTCCAAGGAGATCGGCTTCACCATCGTCTCCATGACCCTCTCCCTGGCCGCCGTGTTCATCCCCGTCCTATTCATGGGCGGCGTGCTGGGCCGCCTGTTCAAGGAGTTCGCGGTCACCATCTGCGTGTCGATCCTGATCTCCGGCGTCGTCTCCGTCACCCTGACACCGATGCTCTGCAGCCGCTTCCTGCGCGCCGCGCATCATCAGTCCAAGGGCTGGTTCTACAACTCGACCGAGCGCTTCTTCGAGGGCATGCTGCGGCTCTACGACAATAGCCTCCAGGTGGTCCTGCGCTTCCGCCGCGCCACGCTGGCCGTCAGCTTCGTGGTGCTGATCATCACTGGCTGGATGTTTGTCGACATTCCCAAGGGCTTCATCCCAGACCAGGATACGGATCAGATGCTGGTCACCACCGAAGCCGCGCAGGGTACCTCTTTCTACCAGATGGTGAAGTACCAGCAGGCCATCGCCGAGGAAGTGCAGGCCGACCCCAACGTCGACTCGCTGGTCTCGAGCATCGGCGGCAACACCTCCACCACGCTCGGCGGCCCCAACTTCGGCCAGATGATCGTCCATCTCAAGCCGCGGCACGACCGCAAGATGCTGGTGAACGAGGTCATCGACAATCTGCGACCCAAACTCACCCAATTCCCGGGCATGAAGGTCTACATCCAGAACCCGCCGGCCATCCAGATCGGCGGCCAGGTGACCAAGAGCATCTACCAGTTCTCCATGCAGTCTCCTGACAAGGAAGAGCTCTACAAGGCATCGCGCAAAATGGAAGCCGAGATCGCCGCAATGCCCGGCCTGGAAGACGTCACCAGCAACCTGCTGGTGCAAAGCCCCCAGATCCACGTAAACATCGACCGCGACAAGTCCGCCGCGCTACAGATCAACGCCCAGCAGGTGGAAAACGCCCTATATGACGCCTATGGTCCACGCTGGGTCTCCACCATCTACGCGCCGGTGAACGAGTACAAAGTGCTGTTGGAGCTCATGCCGAAGTACCAGGCCGACCCCAACGCGCTCTCGATGCTCTACCTGAAGACGACCGCCGGCCGGCTCATCCCGCTCGATTCCGTCGCCCAGGTCACCAGCGACACCGGACCCCAGACCGTCAACCACTTCGGCCAGTTGCCCGCCGTCACCATCTCGTTCAACCTGCGCCCCGGTACCAGCCTCGGCGACACGGTGACGCAGATCGAAAAGCTCGCCAAGGAACAGCTTCCACCCACCGTCAGCACCGCCTTCCAGGGCGCGGCCAAGAGCTTCCAGAGCTCGCTCTCCAACCTCTGGCTGCTGCTCATCGTTGCGATCCTTGTGGTCTACATCGTGCTGGGCGTGCTGTACGAAAGCTATATCCACCCGCTGACCATTCTCTCCGGCCTGCCCTCCGCCGGCTTCGGAGCGTTGGTCACGCTCTACATCTTCCATATGGATCTGAACATCTATGCGTTCGTCGGACTCATCATGCTCATTGGCATCGTGAAGAAGAACGCCATCATGCAGATCGATTTCGCGCTCGACGCCGAACGGCACCAGGGCATGAGCGCCGGAGAAGCCATCTACCAGGGCTGCCTCATCCGCTTCCGTCCCATCATGATGACCACCATGGCCGCGCTGCTGGGCGCCGTGCCCATCGCGCTCGGCTACGGCGCGGGCGGCGAGGCTCGTCAGCCGCTGGGCCTGGCGGTCGTCGGCGGCCTGCTGTTCTCCCAGCTCGTCACGCTCTACCTGACCCCCGTGGTCTACACGTACATGGCCGGCCTGCAGGACTGGCTGCGCCGCCGCAAGGGCGCCGATAGCGTTCCCGAGCCCATCCCGACCAGCTATTAACCAAACCCGAGCCGCGACCAAACCCGAAGCGCGAACAAACAAGGTGGGACGGCGGACCCCCTGGTCGGCTCGGGGTCCCCTGACCCCGCACGAGGTCATTCCCGTTCGCCGCAGCCCAACGCGCTCAGAAACGCCCGAGCCTTGTGCCGAGTCTCGGCCAACTCCTGCGCCGGGTCAGACTGCGCCGTAATCCCGCAGCCGGTCTCATAACGAACCCGGCCGCCGGCGACAACAGCCGTCCGGATCGCCACCGACAGTTCCGCCCGTCCGTCCATCGAGATCCAGCCGATGCTGCCCATGCAAGGTCCGCGCCGCCGCTGCTCCTCGGCCATGGCGACTTCCATCGCATGGATCTTCGGCGCTCCGGAAATGGACGCAGGGGGAAACGATGCCCGCAGCAGCCCGCCGATCCCCCCACGCAGCAACCCGCTCACCGTGGACACCGTATGCGTCAACGTTGGCAGCCGCATCAGTTCGGCATGCGCCTCGACCACAACCGACCCCGGCTCGCAAACCCGGGCCAAGTCATTCCGCACGACATCGACAATCATGGCCAGTTCCGCCCGATCCTTGACGCTATCCGTCAGTTCCGCCTCCATCCGTACGTTCTCTTCCGGGGTAGCCCCCCGGGGCCGCGTCCCTTTGATGGGCGAGGAACTCACCCGGCCGCCCTCCACCCGCAGATACAACTCCGGACTATTCGACAGCACGGCTCGTCCAGCCCCCAGAGGAACATATGCGCCAAACCGGGCAGGATTAACCTCGCGCAACCGCCGGTACAGCGGCCAAACCGCCACATCCGCCAGTGGAGCCTCCAACCGCCGGCACAGATTGGTCTGGAACAACTCACCAGCGTAGATGCGGTCCACCGTCCGCCGCACCGCGTCCTCGAATCCCGCTGCGCCAGGCAAGCTGGTAACCGGCCCGCTGGAGAGCGGCCCTGCGGGAGCTTCCCCAGCCTTCGACGGAGGCTCGACCACATTCCGAGCCCGCCAGGCCTCCGTGCTCACGTAGGTCCACTCACCCGCCTCGTGGCGCCAATGCGCATCGTAGAGGGCCAGGTGCAAGTCGGGAACCCGGTCCGGATCTGGGGGCAGGGCAGGCAACCGCTCCAGTTCCGCCGCCAGGTCGTACCCAAGGTAGCCAACGAGAAGCGCGCCGCCGGGGCCGGCCCATGCCTCGAGCGCCGCCTCCAGGACATCAAACCCGCCCGCCTCAACTCGAATGACGCCGCCCGCGCCGCGCGCCGTCAGCTCGCCGTTCTTCACTTCCAGCGTGACGAGCGGATCAGTGAACAACCGGCTCGCCGCCCCAGCGCAATCCAGCCACAGGAAACCCGGCTCCCCCCGCAGTGCCTCGGCGACAAGTAAAGAATCGACGTTCGAACCCAATTTCACGGCGCGGGTTTCCGCTTCAGCCGGGGCCGGCAGCACTCCCCTTAGCCGCTCCACCAAAGCCCGTCCGGCCCCGTCGTCCGGCCGCCCCCACCACGTCATTGCAGGAACGCCTGGAACAACTTAGGCCCCTCCGGAGTGAGGAACGACTCGGGGTGAAACAGCACCCCTTCCGTCCGGCCACCGGGCATCCGGCAGCCCATCACGGTCCCATCCTCCAGCCAGGCCGAAACTTCCAGCTCCACCGGGAGGGATCCCGGTTCCACATGCAGCGAGTGGTAGCGCGCCGCCTCGAACGGATTCGGCAACCCGGCAAACAGCCCCCGGCCGTCATGGAAGACCGGCGACGCCTGCCCGTGCACCGGATGCCCGGAAGGCACCACCCGCGCACCGGCCACCGCCGCGATCACCTGCATGCCCAGACAGACCCCCAGGATGGGGATCCGCCCGGAGAACGCCCGCACCACCTCGGGGCAGATCCCCGCCTTGCTGGGTCCGAACGGACCAGGCGACAGCACGATCCGTTCCGGCGCAAGCTCCGCCACCTCGGCCAGCGTCACCGCGTCCGACCGCCAAACTGTGCACTCCGCCCCAAGCCCGGCGAAGGCATGCACCAGGTTCCAGGTGAACGAATCGTGATTGTCCAGCACCAGCACGCGCATGAGGTATCTTGCGTCCTCTTTATTATCCCAAGCCCCTGCCCATCGCATTCTGCTGGCGCGGCATCGTAGACTTAAGGAGGCGAAGGTACGAAATCAAGTGGCGAACCCTGAACATCTCTACATCCTGCAGCAGGGCGTGCCCGGCTGGAACAATTGGCGCTCGCGCAACCCCGAAGACCGGCCCGATTTCTCCGGAGCCGATCTCGTCGGCAAAGACTTGAGCGGAGCGGACTTAAGCCGTGGCAACTTCCAGGGCGCCGACCTCACCGGTGCCAACCTCACCGGCTGCGACCTGCGTGTCGCCAACCTCACGGCGGCCCGCCTGCCGGCCGCGATTCTCATCCGCGCCAATCTGGGCCTGGCCGACCTGATCGACGCCGACCTCCGCGCCGCGAACCTTACCTCCGCGTGCCTGAACGGCGCAAACCTCCGGCGTGCGGACCTCTCCGAATCAACACTGTTCGAAACGGATCTCTCCCGCGCCCGCCTCATCGACACCAGGCTGAGCAAGGCCGACCTGAAGCGCGCGGATCTGCGCGGCGCCGTCCTCGTCTAGGCTCCTACCGCACGGGCGGATCGTCGTCGTCAGTCATGCTGCGAGGATCGGCCTGCAGATGGTCAGCCGAATCCTGCATATTCTCCATCCTGTCCACACACTCCGGACAGGAATGCAGATGTTGTTCTATCCACACGAGTTCCGCATCGTAGTGGATCAAGCCGGTCACGTATCGTTCCAGGTCGTTATCGGACAAATGGGTAGTTTCCATGGTTGTTCACACTCTCAGGAACAGCTTGCGCCGGTACATCCAAAACAGAATCAGCCAGAACGCGAGCAGCAGGGCCGAACCCTCCACCAGTGGCGTCAACCCGTCACCCAGGAACCGGAACGCGTTCGGGCCCAGGTGGGTCCGGAAGGACGTGGCAATGAAATCGGGAAACAGGTGCGCGATCAGGTATGCCGCAATCGAGTTCATCCCGATCACCAGCAGGGGGAATGCCCACTTCTTATAGCCCTTGGTCTCGATGGGCCAACAGAAACCCGCCAGCATCAGGAAGCAAACGCCGCCGCTGAATAGTGTCCACGCCGGAGTCCAGATCCGCTTCACAATCGGGCAGATCCCGGCGAAGTGCAGCAGCAGGCCGCCTGCGATCAGGGCCGCCCCCGCAATGAGGAACTTGCGGTACGGAATCGCCGGAGACTCGGCCCGCAGCCAGCGGCCGGCAATCAATCCCAACAGCATCGTGCCCAGCGTCGGAATGAAGCTCAGCGTGAGGTAGCCGCCGTTGTTGGCAATGAACGGCTTCACCCGCGGGAACAGGTTTAGGAACCACTGGTCGAAGGCGCTGCCCAGATTGCTGTTCTTGTTCCAATGCGCCATCAGGCCGGAGTAATGATGGCTCCAGTCGGCCGGTACGCCGACAGCCTGATAGTCGAATCCGGCTGGCGGCAGCGGATACAGTGCCCAGGCCAGCCAGTAGCCGCCCAGAATCGCACCCAGCGCGCCCCATTGCCATTTGGCGTTGCGGAACCCCAACAAGAATAGGAGGGGGTACCCCAGGCCAATCTGGGTCAATGTGTCTTCAAAGGTGAAGTTTGTGATCTGCGAGTGGGTCGATCGCAGGAAGATCCCCAGCGCCGCCAGCAGGAACGCGCGCCACACCGCGTGCGCGAACATCTTGGGGAACGTGCCGCCCTTGGCGAGCCGCGCCGCGATCGAATACGGCAGCGCCACGCCCACCAGGAACGAGAACGACGGCTGGATCATGTCGTGCAGCGAGCAGCCGGCCCACGGCACATGGTTCTGGTGGAACGCCAGGACGCTCCAGAACCAACTATCCGGAAACGCGCGGTAGACCGCGCCGAACCGCAATACTTCGGCCATCATCAGCAACATCACAAAGCCGCGGTAGGCGTCCACGGCGATGTTTCTCGCCACCGGCACGGCGGCTGGACGATTGAGGGAGCCCGCCGCCGGCGCGGGCATTGTTTCGACGGTGCTCAATGAACGAGAGTTTTCCATTCCGGTCGCGCCCTCCTGCCTGTTGCCAAGTCACTCAACAGTCTAAGGGATCCGCACACCGCCGTCACACCCCTGTTGCCCCATCTTGGGATGGCGTAGGATGCACCGATTCCTCTGGCGGCCTTCTGGGACTTCTATATAATCAGAGTTTACGAGGTACTTATCATGAATCATCCCAGCGTAGACCTACTCAATAAAGCGGTGGCCGACGAACTCCAGGCCGTTCACCAGTACATGTACTTCCATTTTCACCTCGACGACCAGGGCTTCGGCCCCCTGGCCAAGCTCTTCAAGAAAACAGCCATCGTCGAAATGGGCCACATCGAGACCCTGGCGGAGCGCATCCTCTTTCTGAAAAGCGATGTGAACATGTCCACCTCCGGTCCGATCGCCGCCATCCAGGACCCCGCTGAGATCCTCGCCAAGGCGATCGCCATGGAGCGGCAAAGCGCCGCCGACTACAACCAGGCCGCCCAGCAGTGCGGCGCCAACGCAGACGCGGCCACCAAACAGTTGTTCGAAGCCCTAGTCGGTGACGAAGAGTCGCACCAGGACGCCTTCGAAAAGCAGCTCGATAACATCAAGCGCTTTGGCCTCAGCTACCTGGCGCTGCAGTCCTTCGGCGCCGGGGCCGAGGCCCCAGCCGAGTCGAAGTAAACTTCCAACTGGCTCCGGGGTCTTCCCGCAGGCCCCGGAGCCTCCACCCCTCAACGGTCTTCCTCTCCTGTCCTGTTCCATCTATTACCTGTTCCAGGTAATCCACACGGAAACCTTAACTAACCGCGGAGTGTCTAAACCCGTGCGGTAGAATCAAAATAAGCATCTCTATGGTCGATTCCTTACTGGCGAAGATCTTCGGCACCAAGCACGAGCGCGAGATCAAAAAAATCAAGCCGCTTGTCCTCGCGATCAACGATCGCGAGGCCTCCGTGCAGACGCTCACCGACGCACAACTCGCCGCAAAAACCGCGGAGTTCCGGCAGCAGCTTGCTTCCGGCGCTACCCTTGACGACATCCTGGTGGACGCCTTTGCCGTGGTCCGCGAAGCCGGCCGCCGCATCCTCAACATGCGGCACTTCGACTCGCAGTTGATCGGCGGTATCGTCCTTCACAACGGCAAGATTGCAGAAATGAAGACCGGCGAAGGAAAAACGCTGGTCGCCACGCTACCGGTCTACCTCAACGCCCTCGCCAGCGAAGGTGTCCACGTCGTCACGGTCAACGACTACCTGGCCCGCCGCGACTCCGAATGGATGGGGCGTCTTTACAAGTTTCTGGGGCTCTCCGTTGGCCTCATTGTCCATGGTCTTGACGATGATGAACGCCGGGCCGCCTACCACTGCGACATCACCTACGGCACCAACAACGAGTACGGTTTCGATTACCTCCGCGACAATATGAAGTTCCGCCTGGACGATTGCGTCCAACGCGGCCACCACTTCGCCATCGTCGATGAAGTCGACTCCATCCTCATTGACGAAGCGCGTACCCCGCTCATCATCTCCGGTCCGTCTGAAGAGTCCACCGACAAGTACTTCAAGGTCAACGGCATCATCCCCAAGCTCATCCGCGGCGAGGTGATCGAAGGCCGCGAGCCCGGCGAAAAGTACACCACCGGCGATTACACCGTCGACGAACGCCACCGCAGTGTGGCCCTGACGGAAGAGGGCGTCAGCAAGGTCGAGCGCCTGCTCAACGTCGTCAATCTGTACGATCCCGAGAACCTCGAGCTCAACCACCACGTCCAGCAGGGCCTGCGCGCCCACGTGCTCTATCAGCTCGACCGTGACTACATCATCAAGGATGGTGAAGTCATCATCGTCGATGAGTTCACTGGCCGCCTGATGCCGGGACGCCGCTGGTCCGATGGCCTCCACCAGGCCGTCGAAGCCAAGGAAGGCGTCAAGATTGAGCGCGAGAACCAGACCCTCGCCACCGTCACCTTCCAGAACTACTTCCGCATGTATAAGAAGCTGTCCGGCATGACCGGTACGGCCGACACGGAAGCCGCCGAATTCGGCAAGATCTACAACCTCGACGTCACCCTGATCCCCACCAACGCGCCCATGGTGCGCAAGGATCTCAATGACATCGTATACCGCACCGAAGACGAGAAGTGGCGCAACGCCGCCAAGGAAATCGCGGAACGCAGCAAGACCGGGCAACCTGTACTGGTTGGTACGATCTCCGTCGAAAAGTCGGAGAAGCTGGGCGGCATCCTCAAGCGCATGGGCGTCCGGCACGAAGTGCTGAACGCCAAAAACCATGAGCGCGAGGCGTACATCATCGCCCAGGCCGGCCGCTATGGCGGCGTCACCGTCTCCACCAACATGGCCGGCCGCGGTACCGACATTCTGCTCGGCGGCAATCCGGAATTCCTGGCACAGGAAGACTCGCTCAAGCTGAAGCTGGTCGAGTCGATCCGTCCGGACGAAGCTCCGCTGGTCGCCGACAATCAGTTCTACTACTTCCAGCGCGGCGACATGCACTACCGCGTGCCGCTGGCCCGCTACCAGGAGATCTACTCCAAGTACAAGGAGCAGTGCTCGGCCGAGCATAAGAAGGTGGTCGAGGCCGGCGGACTCTGCATCGTCGGTACGGAACGCCACGAATCCCGCCGTATCGACAACCAGTTACGCGGCCGCGCCGGCCGCCAGGGCGACCCCGGTTCGTCCCGCTTCTTCCTCTCCCTCCAGGACGACCTGCTGCGCGTCTTCGGCGGGGATCGCATTCAGGGCCTCATGCTCCGCCTGGGCATGGAAGAAGATGTGCCGATCGAGTCCAAACTCATCACCAAGCGCATCGCCGCAGCCCAGAAGACCGTCGAAGCCCAGAACTTCGCCTCCCGTAAGCACGTCAAAGAGTACGACGACGTAATGGATAAGCAGCGCAAGGCTGTTTACGGCCTGCGGCGCCAGTTGCTCGAAGGCGCGGACATGAAGGAGAAGATCTTCGAGATCGTCGACGGCATTCTCGCCACCTTCATCGAAACGCGTTGTTCCGAAGGCTCGGACCCCTACAAGTGGGATCTCACCGGCCTCGCCACCGACATCAATTCGCAGTTTGGCCTGCGCTTCACGCCGTCCGAAGTCGCCTCAATGACCCGCATCCAGATGGAAGAGCACATCCTGGAGCGGCTGAAGAAGCGCTACGACGAGAAGGAAGAAGTGGTGGGGCCCGAAGTCATGCGCGAGACCGAGCGCATGATCTGGCTCTCCGTCATCGACCAGCAGTGGAAAGACCACCTGCTCTCGATGGACCACCTGAAGGAAGGCATCGGCATGCGGGCCTACGGTCAGAAAGACCCGCTGATCGAGTACAAGAAGGAAGGCTTCGGCATCTTCCAGGAGATGATGGACCGCATCGAGGACGAAACTATCCGGTTTCTGTACTTCCTGCAGCCCGTTGTCGGAGAACGTCCGGATGTGCCCATGCCGCAGGACTCCTGGCCGGATGAGGACGACGAGGAGAGCAACGAGAGGGATGCGCAGGCGGCGCAGGCTGCCCAGTCTGAAGCGGATCGCAAGGAGGCCCAGGCCTCGTTCGTGGATCTGACGAGGAACATCCAGAAGAAGAAAGAGCGGGAGATGGAGATGCTCCAATTTACCGCGGGCGCAGCCGAACCCAACCCGGCGGCCCAGGTAATCAAGGGCGATAAAGTCGGCCGGAACGATCCCTGCCCCTGCGGCAGCGGCAAGAAATATAAGAAATGCCACGGGTCCTGATCCACACTCTCACCAAATCGATTCAGACGGCGGCGGCCATGCTCT encodes the following:
- a CDS encoding efflux RND transporter permease subunit, whose translation is MNISELFIKRPIATSLFMCAIILFGMVAYRSLAVSDLPNVDFPTLLVTASLPGANPETMASAVATPMENQFSTIAGLNSMTSVNSQGATQITLEFDLSRSLDGAAVDVQAAITQASRLLPPGMPTPPTFTKVNPADQPILYLALTSTTLPLYTLDEYAETRIAQRISMVSGVAQVQVLGAQKYAVHVQMDPQKLAAHQVGINEIETALKNWNVNLPAGSIIGPQRAFTLQASGQLTNAPAYRPLVVSYRKGTPVRLEELGQVIDGVEDDKTASWFYRHGPGHRAVVLAIQRQPGTNTIAVTDAIKHLIPLFQSELPPSVKMEIFYDRSDTIRESYDDVQFTMILTLGLVVMVIFLFLRNFSATVIPSLALPFSVIGTFAVMYLLDYSLDNLSMMALILSIGFVVDDAIVMLENIVRHIEMGEEPMAAALKGSKEIGFTIVSMTLSLAAVFIPVLFMGGVLGRLFKEFAVTICVSILISGVVSVTLTPMLCSRFLRAAHHQSKGWFYNSTERFFEGMLRLYDNSLQVVLRFRRATLAVSFVVLIITGWMFVDIPKGFIPDQDTDQMLVTTEAAQGTSFYQMVKYQQAIAEEVQADPNVDSLVSSIGGNTSTTLGGPNFGQMIVHLKPRHDRKMLVNEVIDNLRPKLTQFPGMKVYIQNPPAIQIGGQVTKSIYQFSMQSPDKEELYKASRKMEAEIAAMPGLEDVTSNLLVQSPQIHVNIDRDKSAALQINAQQVENALYDAYGPRWVSTIYAPVNEYKVLLELMPKYQADPNALSMLYLKTTAGRLIPLDSVAQVTSDTGPQTVNHFGQLPAVTISFNLRPGTSLGDTVTQIEKLAKEQLPPTVSTAFQGAAKSFQSSLSNLWLLLIVAILVVYIVLGVLYESYIHPLTILSGLPSAGFGALVTLYIFHMDLNIYAFVGLIMLIGIVKKNAIMQIDFALDAERHQGMSAGEAIYQGCLIRFRPIMMTTMAALLGAVPIALGYGAGGEARQPLGLAVVGGLLFSQLVTLYLTPVVYTYMAGLQDWLRRRKGADSVPEPIPTSY
- a CDS encoding efflux RND transporter permease subunit, which translates into the protein MNICETFIRRPIATSLLMLAVALFGILAYRALPVSDMPRVDFPTLVVSASLPGANPDTMASAVATPLERQFTGIAGLDSMISSNSTGNSQITLTFDLSRDLDGAAVDVETAIAEAMPLLPPGMPSPPSFRKFNPGDAPVIFLSLTTTVLPMWKLDEYAQNIIAQRLSMVNGVAQVQVMGAQKYAVRVQIDPDALASKKIGLNEVSQALSDWNVNEPTGTLYGPHQAFNVLASGQLMRAKDYESLVVTYRNGAAVRLRDVANVLDSVEDDKTASWIYSGSTNERAINLMVMRQPDSNTIEVTDAVKALIPMFQAQLPPSVTLAVRGDRSKNIRESFTDIQMTMAVTLGLVIMVIFIFLRNLSATAIPTMALPFSIIGTFSIMYVLDFSLNNISLMALILCVGFVVDDAIVMLENIVRHMEKGETAMQASLRGSREIGFTIVSMTISLAAVFIPLLFMGGILGRLFREFAVSICVAILISGMVSVSLTPMLCSRFLRPVNPLNHGWFYNIIERGFMAIHRVYERSLGWVLHHRPVMLAIFVIILGVTGWLFTVVQKGFIPEVDSDQMVVTVEAAQGTSFFQMAKYQQRVGEILRKDPNVDTIMLSAGGSFNSSASSGRLMIQLKPRRERELNVFEVVNELRPKLAAVSGIRAFPSVPAAIRIGGRRSKAQYDFTLQSPDTAELYAEATKFEAVVAKLPGLLDVSSDLEVKNPRVNVTIDRDKAAALQLNLLQVQNSLYSAFGPRWATTIYSSMSQNRVLMELQPKFQAHPDTIPTLFFKSDNGNVVPFQSFGKMYIDAGPLTVNHSGQLPSVTISFNLRPGMALGDAVDLIQDAAIRNLPATITPSFQGTAKAFQDSLKNLGLLLLVAILVVYIVLGVLYESYIHPLTILSGLPSAGFGALLTLLIFNVELNIYGFVGMILLIGLVKKNAIMQIDFALEAERKEGKSPAEAIYEGCLTRFRPIMMTTMSALLGALPISLGYGAGGEARRPLGLTVMGGLVCSQLLTLYLTPVVYTYMASIVDRWPSRHKKAPLDALPAGITPSGTAK
- a CDS encoding anthranilate synthase component II, whose amino-acid sequence is MRVLVLDNHDSFTWNLVHAFAGLGAECTVWRSDAVTLAEVAELAPERIVLSPGPFGPSKAGICPEVVRAFSGRIPILGVCLGMQVIAAVAGARVVPSGHPVHGQASPVFHDGRGLFAGLPNPFEAARYHSLHVEPGSLPVELEVSAWLEDGTVMGCRMPGGRTEGVLFHPESFLTPEGPKLFQAFLQ
- a CDS encoding anthranilate synthase component I family protein produces the protein MTWWGRPDDGAGRALVERLRGVLPAPAEAETRAVKLGSNVDSLLVAEALRGEPGFLWLDCAGAASRLFTDPLVTLEVKNGELTARGAGGVIRVEAGGFDVLEAALEAWAGPGGALLVGYLGYDLAAELERLPALPPDPDRVPDLHLALYDAHWRHEAGEWTYVSTEAWRARNVVEPPSKAGEAPAGPLSSGPVTSLPGAAGFEDAVRRTVDRIYAGELFQTNLCRRLEAPLADVAVWPLYRRLREVNPARFGAYVPLGAGRAVLSNSPELYLRVEGGRVSSSPIKGTRPRGATPEENVRMEAELTDSVKDRAELAMIVDVVRNDLARVCEPGSVVVEAHAELMRLPTLTHTVSTVSGLLRGGIGGLLRASFPPASISGAPKIHAMEVAMAEEQRRRGPCMGSIGWISMDGRAELSVAIRTAVVAGGRVRYETGCGITAQSDPAQELAETRHKARAFLSALGCGERE